Part of the Tamandua tetradactyla isolate mTamTet1 chromosome X, mTamTet1.pri, whole genome shotgun sequence genome, tataaGATTTTGTCATTATATATCTTATCAAGTGAGCTTGTAATATTTTCATAAGGAGAAAGCAATAACAATAAACAATGTTTTAGACCCAAGAATGTAACAGAAATATTTGATCCTGGCATACAAAATAAGTTTTACCAAATGGATCttgtaaaattaaatttcaaattcatGTATGATTGGATTCGCATCCAAAGCGTCGGCGTTAGCCAGCGTCACTAAGGAGGAGTGTGCCTTTAGATTAACGTGACTGGTATCTAGGAGGCACTTTCTTTCCAACTGCCTTGGACAAGGCCCTCTTCACCTCCTTGTATCTCCTGCTGTAGATGATGGGGTTCAGCATGGGCATGAGGACCACGTAGAGCACAGCAAGCACCCGATCTCGCAAGCCAGAGTATGCAGAGCTGGGAAAGATGTAGCAGACGACAGAAGTGAGGCAGAAGATATAGATCATAGTGATGTGAGCACCACGGGTGGAGAAGGCTTTTCTCCGTCCCTGGGCAGAGCGAATCCTGAGAACAGCAGCCATGACGTGGATATATGAGATCACCACGAGGACACAGGGTACAAGAGCTACCACAAAGCTGAAGAAGAGGGCAAGTTCGTTGGCACGTGTACCAGAGCAAGAGAGTTTGAGGAGTGGTCGGAGATCACAGAAGAAGTGGGTGATGAAGTGAGGCCCACAGAACTTGAGTAGAGCTGCAAGGATGGTGTGGGTGAGTGCATTGGTCAAGGCAAGCAGGCAGGAGATTGGCCCAAGTCCTATCTGGGTCTGGCGGCCCATGAGGACAAGGTAGTGCAGTGGCTGGCAGGTGGCTGCATAACGGTCATAAGCCATAGCTGTGAGCAAGAAGCACTCCCAGGATGccaggaaatggagaaagaatatcT contains:
- the LOC143671666 gene encoding olfactory receptor 3A3-like → MQQDNETLLSHFLLKGLTDTEELRPLLFIIFLLVYIVALGGNLGLESLTVIDSRLHTPMYFLANLSLLDAAYISNTVPQVLAHLLAPVPTMFYSACLTQIFFLHFLASWECFLLTAMAYDRYAATCQPLHYLVLMGRQTQIGLGPISCLLALTNALTHTILAALLKFCGPHFITHFFCDLRPLLKLSCSGTRANELALFFSFVVALVPCVLVVISYIHVMAAVLRIRSAQGRRKAFSTRGAHITMIYIFCLTSVVCYIFPSSAYSGLRDRVLAVLYVVLMPMLNPIIYSRRYKEVKRALSKAVGKKVPPRYQSR